A section of the Apodemus sylvaticus chromosome 10, mApoSyl1.1, whole genome shotgun sequence genome encodes:
- the Usp36 gene encoding LOW QUALITY PROTEIN: ubiquitin carboxyl-terminal hydrolase 36 (The sequence of the model RefSeq protein was modified relative to this genomic sequence to represent the inferred CDS: deleted 1 base in 1 codon) codes for MPIVDKLKEALKPGRKDSAEDSDLGRLLAASAKKVLLQRIEFEPASKSFSYQLESLKSKYVLLNSRAEGASRHRSGDELQARKPGTERVSGSGGDGVPAPQKVLFPVERLSLRWERVFRVGAGLHNLGNTCFLNSTIQCLTYTPPLANYLLSREHARSCHQGSFCMLCVMQNHMVQAFANSGNAIKPVSFIRDLKKIARHFRFGNQEDAHEFLRYTIDAMQKACLNGYAKLDRQTQATTLVHQIFGGYLRSRVKCSVCKSVSDTYDPYLDIALEIRQAANIVRALELFVKSDVLSGENAYMCAKCKKKVPASKRFTIHRTSNVLTLSLKRFANFSGGKITKDVGYPEFLNIRPYMSQSSGDPVMYGLYAVLVHSGYSCHAGHYYCYVKASNGQWYQMNDSLVHSSNVKVVLNQQAYVLFYLRIPGSKKSPEGPVSRVGATLPSRPKVIPDHSKKSPGNGVVSSPLMAKRQDSVMMRKLQAPEEVGVPVSRNGSVVGLKLQNGCVPAKTPAGSPSPRLTPTPTHMPTILDEPGKKVKKPAPPQALTASPTTSQGSPGTGESRSQRPGSWASRDTIFSTSPKLLAKAITNGHRLKGEGSGVDLEKGASSSSSPEHSANSDPAKTPQTSEGGAAHGCDSQGTNCPATGHPKALLNGVDAKTVKVKPPALSSATTEPTSLMSPPPAKKLALSAKKASTLRRATGNDIGSPSPSAFCDLTSPMKATHPVVASTGPVSKTRAAAPAPQPSTLPHSASLSSSSAKPLGTSEPQSCCSSAWTPPPPVHGHFTSHLHQLPEASAALHSPSKKRKKTPTGDPQGLGTDTLLPQCLRGAPAAARRKRKKKCLEGEGAMAPRQEGQCQDQSCSPRGRKEEGTQPQVNGHQLSHILDSYHVSSRKRRKRKRSEGLSQEATLCQDLLQHSCSPADHSEPEARTELQKKKKRRKRKPEPPQGEESKHPEGQRSPRPSVTPVPGLSVNGHLPSDRLGLGRAPLVTWSRDQEPDVVQELLQDSSDKAYGKKVLTWDGEPSAVSQDAIKDSRLAQTQTVVDDWDEEFDRGKEKKIKKFKREKKRNFNAFQKLQSRRNFWSVTHPAKVASLSYRR; via the exons ATGCCAATTGTCGATAAGCTGAAGGAGGCTCTCAAGCCTGGCCGCAAGGACTCAGCGGAGGACAGTGACCTGGGCAGGCTGCTGGCAGCCTCAGCCAAGAAGGTCCTTCTGCAGAGGATTGAGTTTGAACCGGCCAGCAAGAGCTTCTCCTACCAGCTGGAGTCCTTGAAGAGCAAATATGTGCTGTTGAACTCCAGGGCTGAGGGAGCCAGTCGCCACAGGAGCGGAGATGAGCTACAAGCCAGGAAACCAG GCACAGAGCGTGTGTCTGGAAGTGGAGGCGATGGAGTCCCCGCCCCACAGAAGGTGCTCTTCCCTGTGGAGCGACTGTCCTTGAGGTGGGAGCGTGTCTTCCGCGTTGGCGCGGGGCTGCACAACCTGGGTAACACCTGCTTCCTGAACTCCACCATCCAGTGCTTGACCTACACACCACCGCTGGCCAACTACTTGCTCTCCAGGGAGCACGCACGGAGCT GTCACCAGGGAAGCTTCTGCATGCTGTGTGTCATGCAGAACCACATGGTCCAGGCCTTCGCCAACAGCGGCAATGCCATCAAGCCTGTCTCCTTCATCAGGGACCTGAAAA AAATTGCCCGGCACTTCCGGTTCGGGAACCAGGAGGATGCACATGAATTCCTGCGGTACACCATCGATGCCATGCAGAAGGCCTGCTTGAATGGCTACGCGAA GTTGGATCGGCAGACACAGGCTACTACCCTGGTGCATCAGATCTTTGGAGGCTACCTCAGGTCCCGAG TGAAGTGCTCTGTGTGCAAGAGTGTCTCAGACACATACGATCCCTACTTGGACATAGCGCTGGAGATTCGG CAAGCTGCAAATATTGTGCGCGCTCTGGAACTTTTCGTGAAGTCAGATGTCCTGAGTGGAGAGAACGCCTATATGTGTGCTAA GTGTAAGAAGAAGGTTCCAGCCAGCAAACGCTTCACCATCCACAGAACATCCAACGTCCTGACTCTGTCCCTCAAGCGCTTTGCCAACTTCAGTGGAGGGAAGATCACCAAG GATGTTGGCTATCCAGAGTTCCTGAACATCCGTCCATACATGTCACAGAGCAGCGGCGACCCTGTGATGTATGGGCTCTACGCTGTCCTGGTGCACTCAGGCTACAGCTGCCACGCTGGGCACTACTACTGCTATGTGAAG GCCAGCAATGGACAGTGGTACCAGATGAACGACTCCTTGGTCCACTCCAGCAATGTCAAGGTCGTTCTGAACCAGCAGGCCTATGTGCTCTTCTATCTGAG GATTCCAGGCTCTAAGAAAAGTCCTGAGGGCCCTGTCTCCAGGGTGGGCGCCACTCTTCCTAGCCGTCCCAAGGTCATTCCAGACCACTCCAAGAAGAGCCCTGGCAATGGGGTTGTTTCCTCCCCATTGATGGCAAAG CGACAAGATTCTGTAATGATGAGAAAGCTGCAGGCTCCTGAGGAGGTTGGCGTGCCTGTGTCCAGAAATGGGTCCGTTGTTGGTCTGAAGTTACAGAATGGATGTGTTCCTGCAAAGACACCTGCCGGGTCCCCGTCCCCAAGACTCACGCCAACGCCCACACACATGCCCACCATTCTGGACGAGCCTGGAAAGAAGGTGAAGAAGCCAGCCCCGCCGCAGGCTCTCACTGCGTCTCCGACCACTTCTCAGGGCTCTCCTGGGACCGGCGAATCCAGGAGCCAGCGGCCTGGCTCCTGGGCAAGCAGAGACACCATCTTCTCTACCTCACCAAAGCTCCTGGCCAAAGCCATTACTAATGGGCACAGGCTGAAGGGAGAAGGCAGTGGTGTGGACCTGGAGAAAGGGGCTTCGAGCAGCTCGAGCCCCGAGCACTCTGCCAACAGTGACCCTGCCAAGACGCCTCAAACCTCAGAGGGCGGAGCGGCGCACGGCTGTGATTCTCAGGGAACAAACTGTCCTGCCACTGGCCATCCCAAAGCGCTGTTGAACGGAGTAGATGCCAAGACGGTGAAAGTGAAGCCCCCTGCCCTGAGCAGCGCCACCACCGAGCCCACGAGCCTCATGTCTCCTCCACCAGCCAAGAAACTGGCCCTGTCGGCCAAGAAG GCCAGCACCCTGCGGAGGGCGACCGGCAATGACATCGGTTCACCTTCCCCCTCAGCATTCTGCGACCTCACCTCCCCCATGAAAGCCACCCACCCCGTCGTTGCCTCCACTGGGCCTGTCAGTAAGACCAG ggctgctgctcctgctccccaACCATCCACCCTCCCCCACTCTGCATCACTGTCCAGTAGTAGTGCCAAGCCCTTAGGGACCTCAGAGCCACAGAGTTGCTGCTCCTCTGCCTGGACA CCCCCGCCTCCAGTCCATGGACACTTCACGTCCCACTTACACCAACTGCCAGAGGCCAGCGCGGCCCTACACAGCCCCtccaagaagaggaaaaagaccCCTACTGGAGACCCCCAGGGACTGGGCACAGACACACTCCTCCCACAGTGCCTCAGGGGAGCACCTGCAGCAGCAcgcaggaagagaaaaaagaagtgcCTAGAGGGTGAGGGTGCTATGGCTCCCCGGCAGGAAGGCCAGTGTCAGGACCAGTCTTGTAGTCCCCGgggcaggaaggaagaggggacgCAGCCCCAGGTAAATGGCCATCAACTCAGTCACATCCTGGACAGTTACCATGTGAGCagcagaaaaaggaggaagaggaaaagatcaGAAGGACTCAGCCAAGAAGCCACCCTGTGCCAGGACCTACTTCAGCACAG CTGCTCCCCTGCAGACCACAGTGAGCCCGAGGCCAGGACAGAgctgcagaagaagaagaaaagacggAAAAGAAAGCCTGAGCCACCGCAGGGAGAAGAGAGCAAGCATCCCGAAGGCCAGAGGAGCCCAAGGCCCAGTGTCACTCCAGTCCCTGGACTGAGCGTGAATGGCCATCTTCCTAGTGACCGCCTGG GGCTGGGACGAGCACCTCTCGTTACCTGGAGCAGAGATCAAGAACCCGATGTGGTCCAGGAGTTGCTTCAGGACTCATCTGATAAGGCTTATGGGAAAAAAG TTTTGACCTGGGATGGTGAGCCTTCAGCCGTCAGTCAGGATGCCATCAAAGACAGCAGATTGGCCCAGACCCAGACCGTGGTTGACGACTGGGATGAAGAGTTTGACCGAGGGAAG gaaaagaaaattaaaaagttcaagagagaaaagaagagaaacttcAATGCCTTCCAGAAGCTTCAGAGTAGACGCAACTTTTGGTCTGTGACTCATCCTGCTAAGGTGGCCAGCCTCAGCTATCGCCGCTGA